The following proteins are encoded in a genomic region of Syngnathus acus chromosome 22, fSynAcu1.2, whole genome shotgun sequence:
- the cln8 gene encoding protein CLN8, protein MDPGQQLPPSDATSQPTEEYFPWDLRFQLIALGFAFYASIFLLAHLLSSSLTHTYNCLQAKEKIFWNLAATRAVFGIQSSVAGLRALTQDSGLSRDIVNGQEDWSWFNLLTATGFFIFENAAFHTYSLAFRSLDFALATHHFFALAGYGGGVMSDSMGHFVPMVVLLLEMSTPFTCISWMLLKAGWARSLFWKANQWMMIHMFHCRIVLTYYLWWVSFKNWGAINNNFPLALRLIFYIGLGLLTVVMNPFWTYKKTMQLFNPVDWNFGNKPAPGNNTKEDQADVAAKPHVS, encoded by the exons ATGGATCCTGGACAGCAGCTACCTCCATCTGATGCCACCTCCCAGCCCACTGAAGAATACTTTCCATGGGATCTTCGATTCCAACTGATTGCCTTGGGTTTTGCTTTCTATGCATCAATATTCCTCCTCGCTCACCTCCTGTCTTCATCACTGACCCATACATACAATTGCTTGCAAGCCAAAGAGAAGATTTTCTGGAACCTTGCCGCTACCCGTGCAGTATTTGGCATCCAGAGTTCAGTTGCTGGTTTGAGAGCACTTACTCAGGACTCTGGATTGAGCAGAGACATAGTGAACGGGCAAGAGGACTGGTCGTGGTTTAATCTCCTCACAGCCACGGGGTTctttatatttgaaaatgcaGCATTCCATACCTATAGTTTGGCGTTTCGGTCACTTGACTTTGCCCTGGCAACGCACCATTTCTTCGCCTTGGCAGGATATGGAGGAGGAGTGATGTCAGATTCCATGGGCCACTTTGTGCCAATGGTGGTGCTACTTCTGGAAATGAGCACACCATTCACGTGCATATCCTGGATGCTGCTGAAG GCTGGATGGGCCAGAAGTCTGTTTTGGAAAGCCAACCAATGGATGATGATCCACATGTTCCATTGTCGCATTGTTCTCACATACTACCTTTGGTGGGTAAGCTTTAAAAACTGGGGCGCGATCAACAACAACTTCCCCCTGGCATTACGTCTCATCTTCTACATCGGCCTGGGCCTGCTCACCGTTGTCATGAATCCGTTTTGGACCTACAAGAAGACCATGCAGCTGTTCAACCCCGTCGATTGGAACTTTGGCAATAAGCCGGCACCTGGAAACAACACCAAAGAGGATCAGGCTGATGTTGCTGCCAAGCCTCATGTAAGCTGA